A stretch of the Mesorhizobium sp. Pch-S genome encodes the following:
- a CDS encoding efflux RND transporter permease subunit: MKRFNLSDWALEHRSLVWYFMLVFVVAGVFAYINLGREEDPSFTIKTMLIQANWPGASVDEQAKQVTDRIEKKLEELDKLDFTRSVTTAGRTIVFVNLKDNTKARDVVPTWLQVRNMIEDIKPQFPQGVLGPFYNDRFGDVFGNIYAFTSDGLSPRQLRDYVENVRAEVLTVPNAGKVELIGARDEVIYLEFSTRQIAALGLNQQQIIASLQAQNAIAPSGVIQSGPEQVSVRVTGQFSSEESLRAINLRVNNRFFRLSDVATITRGYTDPPASLFRFNGEDAIGLAVGMKPNANLLDFGKALEHKMEEVKGELPIGVGVHLVADQPLIVEEAVSGFTRALFEAVAIVLAVSFVSLGVRAGFVVSLSIPLVLAITFLVMTYLDISLQRVSLGALIIALGLLVDDAMIAVEMMVARLEAGDPLNKAATYVYTSTAFPMLTGTLVTVAGFIPIGLNSSAAGEYTFTLFVVIAVSLLISWIVAVLFAPLLGVTFLPATMKKHHDQPGRFTALFRRILVLSVRRRWLTIIATVLLFLASLAGLTLVQQQFFPASDRPELIVDWNLPQNSSIAETRAQMERFEKMALVGNKDVDHWSSYVGQSAVRFVLAYDVQPSNPYYGQTVIVTKGVEERNRVHAAIDKMLREDFVGTDTFVKTLELGPPVGRPVQYRVSGPDVQVVRSLAQDLAGRISANPKLAAPNFDWNEPERVLKVDVLQDKARQLGITSQDIASALNSVVGGVTITQVRDSTYLVNVVVRSREAERSSLETLKNMQLPTGSGESIPLAAVANFDYTLEQPTIWRRSRIPTLTVRAGLVGGALPDTVVNELKPTVNAFIAELPAGYNVVTGGSVEESAKSQGPIAAVVPLMLFVMATILMIQLQSFQRLFLVVAVAPLGLIGVVVALVSSNSPMGFVALLGVLALIGILIRNSVILIVQIEDLVREGKDRWLAVIEASEHRMRPIALTAAAASLALIPIAREVFWGPMAYAMMGGIIAGTAITLLFLPALYVAWFRLKEPKQAEPTAAG, from the coding sequence GTGAAGCGTTTCAACCTGTCCGACTGGGCGCTCGAGCACCGCTCGCTGGTCTGGTACTTCATGCTGGTCTTCGTGGTGGCCGGCGTCTTCGCCTACATCAATCTCGGCCGCGAGGAAGATCCCTCCTTCACCATCAAGACGATGCTGATCCAGGCCAACTGGCCGGGAGCTTCGGTGGACGAGCAGGCCAAGCAGGTCACCGACCGCATCGAGAAGAAACTCGAGGAACTCGACAAGCTCGACTTCACCCGTTCGGTCACCACTGCCGGGCGCACCATCGTCTTCGTCAACCTCAAGGACAACACCAAGGCGCGCGACGTGGTGCCGACCTGGCTGCAGGTCCGCAACATGATCGAGGACATCAAGCCACAATTCCCGCAAGGCGTGCTCGGGCCTTTCTACAACGATCGTTTCGGCGACGTGTTCGGCAACATCTATGCCTTCACCTCCGACGGGCTGTCGCCACGCCAGCTGCGCGACTATGTCGAAAACGTGCGTGCGGAAGTGCTCACGGTGCCGAACGCCGGCAAGGTGGAGCTGATCGGCGCACGCGACGAAGTCATCTATCTCGAATTCTCGACCCGCCAGATCGCAGCACTCGGGCTCAACCAGCAGCAGATCATCGCCTCGCTGCAGGCGCAGAATGCCATTGCACCTTCCGGTGTCATCCAGTCCGGACCGGAACAGGTCAGCGTGCGCGTCACCGGCCAGTTCAGCTCCGAAGAGAGCCTGCGCGCCATCAATCTCAGGGTGAACAACCGCTTCTTCCGCCTGAGCGACGTCGCCACCATCACGCGCGGCTACACCGACCCGCCGGCCTCGCTGTTCCGCTTCAACGGCGAGGACGCGATCGGGCTCGCCGTCGGCATGAAGCCGAACGCCAACCTGCTGGATTTCGGCAAGGCGCTCGAACACAAGATGGAAGAGGTGAAAGGCGAGCTGCCTATCGGCGTCGGCGTGCATCTGGTCGCTGACCAGCCGCTGATCGTCGAGGAGGCGGTTTCGGGCTTCACGCGCGCGCTTTTCGAGGCCGTCGCCATCGTGCTTGCCGTCTCTTTCGTCAGCCTGGGCGTGCGCGCCGGCTTCGTGGTGTCGCTGTCGATCCCGCTGGTGCTGGCCATCACCTTCCTGGTCATGACCTATCTCGACATCTCGCTGCAGCGCGTTTCGCTGGGTGCGCTGATCATCGCGCTCGGCCTTCTGGTCGACGATGCGATGATCGCCGTCGAGATGATGGTCGCCCGGCTGGAGGCCGGCGATCCGCTCAACAAGGCGGCGACCTATGTCTACACATCCACCGCGTTCCCGATGCTCACCGGCACGCTGGTGACGGTGGCCGGCTTCATTCCGATCGGCCTCAATTCGAGCGCCGCCGGCGAATACACCTTCACACTGTTCGTGGTCATCGCGGTCTCGCTTCTGATCTCATGGATCGTCGCGGTGCTGTTCGCACCGCTGCTGGGCGTCACATTCCTGCCCGCGACGATGAAGAAGCATCATGACCAGCCGGGTCGTTTCACCGCGCTTTTCCGACGTATCCTCGTTCTGTCGGTGCGCCGCCGCTGGCTGACCATCATTGCCACGGTCCTGCTGTTCCTTGCCTCGCTCGCCGGCCTGACCCTGGTACAGCAGCAATTCTTCCCGGCATCCGACCGGCCGGAGCTGATCGTCGACTGGAATCTGCCGCAGAACAGCTCGATCGCCGAGACGCGCGCGCAGATGGAGCGTTTCGAAAAGATGGCGCTGGTCGGCAACAAGGATGTCGACCACTGGAGTTCCTATGTCGGCCAGAGCGCGGTGCGTTTCGTGCTCGCCTATGACGTGCAGCCCTCCAACCCGTATTACGGGCAGACCGTCATCGTCACCAAGGGTGTCGAGGAACGCAACCGCGTGCATGCGGCGATCGACAAGATGTTGCGGGAAGACTTCGTCGGCACCGACACCTTCGTGAAGACGCTGGAGCTCGGACCACCGGTCGGCCGGCCGGTGCAGTACCGAGTCAGCGGCCCGGACGTTCAGGTGGTGCGCAGCCTGGCGCAGGATCTGGCGGGGCGCATCTCGGCCAATCCCAAGCTTGCCGCGCCCAATTTCGACTGGAACGAGCCTGAGCGCGTGCTGAAGGTGGACGTGCTGCAGGACAAGGCGCGCCAGCTCGGCATCACCTCGCAGGACATCGCCTCGGCGCTGAACAGCGTGGTCGGTGGCGTCACCATCACCCAGGTGCGTGACTCGACCTATCTGGTCAACGTCGTGGTGCGCTCGCGCGAGGCCGAGCGCAGCTCGCTGGAAACGCTTAAGAACATGCAATTGCCCACCGGAAGCGGTGAATCCATTCCGCTCGCGGCAGTGGCCAATTTCGACTACACGCTGGAGCAGCCGACAATCTGGCGGCGCAGCCGCATCCCGACGCTGACGGTGCGGGCCGGGCTGGTCGGCGGCGCATTGCCGGATACGGTCGTCAACGAACTGAAGCCGACGGTCAATGCCTTCATCGCCGAGCTGCCGGCCGGTTACAACGTCGTCACCGGCGGTTCGGTCGAGGAAAGCGCCAAGAGCCAGGGGCCGATCGCCGCGGTGGTGCCGCTGATGCTGTTCGTCATGGCAACCATCCTGATGATCCAGCTGCAGAGTTTCCAGCGCCTTTTCCTGGTGGTCGCGGTGGCGCCGCTCGGCCTGATCGGCGTGGTCGTGGCGCTGGTGTCTTCCAACTCGCCGATGGGCTTCGTCGCCTTGCTCGGTGTGCTGGCGCTGATCGGCATCCTGATCCGCAACTCGGTGATCCTGATCGTGCAGATCGAGGACCTGGTCAGGGAAGGCAAGGACCGCTGGCTGGCGGTGATCGAGGCGAGCGAGCATCGCATGCGGCCGATTGCGCTCACCGCTGCCGCTGCCTCGCTTGCGCTGATCCCGATCGCGCGCGAAGTGTTCTGGGGGCCGATGGCCTATGCGATGATGGGCGGTATCATCGCCGGCACAGCGATCACACTGCTGTTTTTGCCGGCGCTCTATGTCGCCTGGTTCCGGCTGAAGGAACCGAAGCAGGCCGAGCCGACCGCTGCCGGATGA
- a CDS encoding 4-aminobutyrate--2-oxoglutarate transaminase codes for MSNATISARKNAAISRGVGMTTQIYAERAENSEIWDVEGRRYIDFASGIAVVNTGHRHPKVIEAVKAQLDRFTHTCHQVVPYENYVRLAERLNGLLPGKFDKKTIFATTGAEAVENAVKIARHATGRQAVVAFTGAFHGRTFMGMALTGKVQPYKAGFGAMPGDVFHVPFPVALHGVTTADSLAALDKLFKADVDPARVAAIIVEPVQGEGGFYEAPRDFVSALRKICDQHGILLIADEVQTGFARTGKMFAMEHHDVAPDLTTMAKSLAGGFPLSAVTGRAELMDSPNPGGLGGTYAGNPLGVAAANAVLDVIEEEKLNDRANLLGSRLKQRLEALRDDVPEIVDIRGPGFMNAVEFNDAKTKLPSAEFANNVRLKALDKGLILLTCGVYGNVIRFLAPITVQDNVMTEALDILETSIREVRA; via the coding sequence ATGAGCAACGCGACCATTTCCGCCCGCAAGAATGCCGCCATCTCACGCGGCGTCGGCATGACGACACAGATCTATGCCGAACGCGCCGAAAATTCCGAGATCTGGGACGTCGAGGGTCGCCGTTACATCGACTTCGCCTCCGGCATCGCCGTGGTCAACACCGGCCACCGCCACCCGAAGGTAATCGAGGCGGTCAAGGCGCAGCTCGACCGTTTCACCCACACCTGCCACCAGGTCGTGCCTTATGAGAACTATGTGCGTCTGGCCGAGCGCCTGAACGGACTGCTGCCGGGCAAGTTCGACAAGAAGACCATCTTCGCGACCACCGGTGCCGAGGCGGTCGAGAATGCCGTCAAGATCGCGCGCCACGCCACCGGCCGTCAGGCGGTCGTCGCCTTCACCGGAGCGTTCCACGGCCGCACCTTCATGGGCATGGCGCTGACCGGCAAGGTCCAGCCTTACAAGGCCGGCTTCGGTGCCATGCCCGGTGACGTCTTCCACGTGCCGTTCCCGGTCGCGCTGCATGGCGTGACCACGGCGGATTCGCTGGCCGCGCTCGACAAGCTGTTCAAGGCCGATGTCGATCCGGCCCGCGTCGCCGCCATCATCGTCGAACCGGTGCAGGGCGAGGGCGGCTTCTACGAAGCGCCGCGCGATTTCGTCTCGGCGCTGCGCAAGATCTGCGACCAGCACGGCATCCTGCTGATTGCCGACGAGGTACAGACCGGCTTCGCCCGTACCGGCAAAATGTTCGCCATGGAACATCATGACGTTGCGCCGGACCTCACCACCATGGCCAAGAGCCTTGCCGGCGGCTTCCCGCTTTCCGCCGTCACCGGCCGCGCCGAACTGATGGACTCGCCGAACCCCGGCGGTCTCGGCGGCACCTATGCCGGCAACCCGCTCGGCGTCGCCGCCGCCAATGCGGTGCTCGACGTGATCGAGGAAGAAAAGCTCAACGACCGCGCCAATTTGCTCGGCTCCCGGCTCAAGCAGCGGCTGGAAGCCCTGCGCGACGACGTGCCCGAGATCGTCGACATCCGCGGCCCCGGCTTCATGAATGCGGTCGAGTTCAACGATGCCAAGACCAAGCTGCCGTCTGCCGAGTTCGCCAACAATGTGCGGCTGAAGGCTCTGGACAAGGGCCTGATCCTGCTCACCTGCGGCGTCTACGGCAACGTCATCCGTTTCCTGGCGCCGATCACCGTCCAGGACAATGTCATGACCGAGGCGCTTGATATCCTGGAGACTTCGATCCGTGAAGTAAGGGCTTAA
- a CDS encoding efflux RND transporter periplasmic adaptor subunit, with the protein MRRLLFLGALPAAALLTACSQETGDKAAEAPRPVLSVVVQPRAAESFGFAGTIEPRYSAGLSFRLLGRVVARDVDVGDTVAKGATLAALDPTALDLAVQAAKAELSNAEAQAANANASEERMRQLLASKNASQAVYDAAKQAQQAANANVERARASLAKSEEQLGYARLFSDFDGVVTAVGAEVGQTVSPGQMVVTVARADTREAVVDIPDWLTGDLAADAPFEVALQSLPSIRTQGKLRELAPQSDDSTRSRRVRLSLIDPPDAFRLGSTVTVTRASTIKPAIELPLSALLEKDGKTQVWIVDEKTASVAPQDIQVTARTGGTFTVADGLAAGTRVVTAGVHSLTPGQKIKLQ; encoded by the coding sequence ATGAGACGTTTGCTCTTCCTCGGTGCATTGCCAGCCGCGGCACTGCTCACCGCCTGCTCGCAGGAGACGGGCGACAAGGCGGCGGAAGCACCGCGGCCGGTGCTGTCGGTCGTCGTGCAGCCCCGCGCTGCCGAGAGCTTCGGCTTCGCCGGCACCATCGAGCCGCGCTACAGCGCTGGCCTTTCCTTCCGCCTGCTCGGCCGCGTCGTCGCCCGCGACGTCGATGTCGGTGACACCGTCGCCAAGGGTGCGACGCTCGCCGCGCTCGACCCGACAGCGCTCGACCTTGCCGTGCAGGCAGCCAAGGCCGAACTTTCCAATGCGGAGGCGCAAGCCGCCAACGCCAATGCCAGCGAAGAGCGCATGCGGCAGCTACTTGCTTCCAAGAATGCTTCGCAGGCCGTCTACGACGCCGCCAAACAGGCGCAGCAGGCGGCCAACGCCAATGTCGAACGCGCCCGCGCATCGCTGGCCAAATCGGAGGAACAGCTGGGTTACGCCCGGCTGTTCTCGGATTTCGACGGGGTCGTGACCGCGGTCGGAGCCGAAGTCGGCCAAACCGTGTCGCCCGGGCAAATGGTGGTCACCGTCGCCCGTGCCGACACCCGCGAGGCGGTCGTCGACATTCCGGACTGGCTGACCGGGGATCTTGCCGCAGACGCACCCTTCGAGGTTGCGCTGCAGTCGCTGCCATCGATCCGGACGCAGGGCAAGCTGCGCGAACTGGCGCCGCAGTCCGACGATTCCACCCGCAGCCGCCGTGTCAGGCTTTCCTTGATCGACCCGCCGGATGCGTTTCGGCTGGGCTCGACCGTCACGGTAACCCGCGCCTCTACCATCAAGCCGGCGATCGAGCTGCCTCTGTCGGCGCTGCTGGAGAAGGACGGCAAGACCCAGGTGTGGATCGTCGACGAGAAGACGGCGAGCGTCGCTCCACAGGATATCCAGGTGACCGCCCGCACCGGCGGTACCTTCACCGTGGCGGACGGCCTGGCCGCCGGAACCCGCGTGGTAACAGCCGGCGTCCACAGCCTGACGCCCGGCCAGAAGATCAAGCTGCAGTAG
- a CDS encoding efflux RND transporter periplasmic adaptor subunit, which produces MARRRPVALSTAACRRPSMRLACMLFAAAATAALVSGCQRQEARKAEKLPVLVATQKAEISDYADTVSLTGVIAARTLNNLSFRVGGRVAERLVEVGDHVDTGQVLARIDPQEQESDLRTAQANLDAAQAQLTQTSAAFDRQKTLLGQGYTTRRDYDQAEQALKVAQGSVEAARSALANARENQSFTELRAGAPGIVTARTVEAGQVVQAAQTVFVVAEDGDRDAVFNVQETLVAGVHGSGPPPVTVALLANPKITAQGVVREISPVVDSASSSVRVKVAIPETPSAMPLGAAVVGSVSGMHGQAVTLPWQALTSSAGKPAVWVVDPASKAVAIAPVTVLAYGTATVAIGDGLKAGQTVVTAGGQLLSPGLVVETTEAAR; this is translated from the coding sequence ATGGCGAGACGACGACCGGTCGCGTTGAGCACCGCAGCCTGCCGGCGACCGTCCATGCGCCTGGCCTGCATGCTCTTCGCCGCGGCGGCGACTGCGGCGCTCGTTTCCGGGTGCCAGCGGCAGGAGGCCAGGAAAGCTGAGAAGCTCCCCGTTCTGGTCGCCACGCAGAAGGCCGAGATATCGGACTATGCCGACACGGTGTCGCTCACCGGTGTGATCGCCGCGCGCACGCTGAACAACCTCTCCTTCCGTGTCGGCGGCCGGGTTGCGGAACGGCTGGTCGAGGTCGGAGACCACGTCGACACCGGCCAGGTGCTGGCCCGCATCGACCCGCAGGAGCAGGAATCGGATCTGCGGACGGCGCAGGCGAACCTGGATGCCGCGCAGGCACAGCTGACACAGACATCGGCCGCCTTCGACCGCCAGAAGACGCTGCTCGGGCAAGGCTATACGACGCGGCGCGACTACGATCAGGCCGAGCAGGCGTTGAAGGTGGCACAAGGCAGCGTCGAGGCGGCACGAAGCGCGCTTGCCAACGCCCGGGAAAACCAGTCCTTCACCGAACTGCGCGCCGGCGCGCCAGGCATCGTCACGGCCCGTACGGTCGAGGCAGGCCAGGTCGTTCAGGCGGCGCAGACTGTTTTCGTTGTCGCCGAGGACGGCGACCGCGACGCCGTCTTCAACGTTCAGGAAACTCTGGTGGCCGGCGTGCATGGGAGCGGACCGCCACCCGTCACCGTCGCATTGCTGGCGAACCCGAAGATCACGGCGCAAGGCGTTGTGCGCGAAATATCGCCTGTGGTCGACTCGGCTTCCAGTTCGGTGCGGGTCAAGGTCGCCATTCCCGAGACCCCATCCGCGATGCCGCTCGGCGCAGCGGTCGTCGGCAGCGTCAGCGGCATGCACGGCCAGGCGGTGACGCTGCCCTGGCAGGCACTCACCTCCAGCGCCGGCAAGCCGGCAGTCTGGGTGGTCGACCCCGCCAGCAAGGCGGTCGCCATCGCGCCCGTGACCGTGCTCGCTTATGGCACCGCGACCGTCGCCATCGGCGACGGGCTCAAGGCGGGCCAGACCGTCGTCACCGCCGGCGGCCAGTTGCTGAGCCCCGGCCTGGTTGTCGAGACCACGGAGGCGGCACGATGA
- a CDS encoding FAD-dependent oxidoreductase, producing the protein MKNGVVIVGTGHAGVQAAASLREEGYDGPVVLLGDETNLPYHKPPLSKTFIKDTEAKPQPLRGETFYSGHNIDLRPGVRIERIDAGARALDVAGGGTIPFDRLVLATGSRPRLLPLPGSDLGGVISLRSLDDARIIRELSATASDAVILGGGFIGLEIAATLSAGGRKVTVIEAADRVLGRAVAPVIAAHVHERLIGGGVRILTGTTVARLEGENGHVAAAVTASGERLPAQLVIVGIGVVPNVELAETAGIATGNGIRIDTRMRTSLPEVLAVGDVANYRHWATDTDVRLESVQNATDQAKLAARTILGREETYSAVPWFWSDIGDMKLQMVGLTAAGDRHIVVGEAAENKLSVYHFCGDRLIAIESINRPADHMLGRKMLGAGFSPTVEQVHAGPDALKAALAAHQQAEPAA; encoded by the coding sequence ATGAAGAATGGTGTGGTCATTGTCGGGACCGGGCATGCCGGGGTTCAGGCCGCGGCCAGCCTGCGCGAAGAAGGCTATGACGGCCCGGTCGTGCTGCTCGGCGACGAGACGAACCTGCCGTATCACAAGCCACCCCTGTCCAAGACCTTCATCAAGGACACCGAGGCAAAACCGCAGCCGCTGCGCGGCGAAACCTTCTATTCCGGCCACAATATCGACCTGCGCCCCGGCGTGCGCATCGAGCGCATCGATGCCGGAGCGCGCGCGCTCGACGTTGCCGGCGGCGGCACGATCCCATTCGACCGGCTGGTCCTGGCAACCGGCTCGCGACCAAGGTTGCTGCCCTTGCCGGGCAGCGACCTTGGCGGCGTCATTTCCCTGCGCTCGCTGGACGATGCCCGTATCATCCGCGAGCTGAGTGCAACAGCTTCTGACGCCGTCATCCTCGGCGGCGGCTTCATCGGGCTGGAGATTGCGGCGACGCTCAGCGCCGGCGGCCGCAAGGTGACCGTGATCGAGGCGGCCGACCGGGTGCTCGGCCGTGCCGTGGCACCGGTGATCGCTGCCCATGTCCACGAGCGGCTGATTGGCGGCGGCGTGCGCATCCTGACCGGCACCACCGTGGCCAGGCTTGAGGGTGAGAACGGCCATGTAGCGGCGGCTGTCACCGCGTCCGGAGAGCGGCTGCCGGCACAGCTGGTCATCGTCGGCATCGGCGTGGTGCCGAATGTCGAACTGGCCGAAACGGCTGGTATCGCCACCGGCAACGGCATCCGCATCGACACCCGCATGCGCACGTCATTGCCCGAGGTGCTGGCGGTGGGCGATGTCGCCAACTACCGACACTGGGCGACAGATACCGACGTGCGGCTGGAGTCCGTGCAGAACGCCACCGACCAAGCCAAGCTTGCCGCGCGCACCATTCTGGGTCGTGAAGAAACCTATTCGGCGGTGCCGTGGTTCTGGTCCGACATCGGAGACATGAAACTGCAGATGGTCGGGCTGACTGCTGCCGGCGACCGGCACATCGTCGTGGGCGAAGCCGCCGAGAACAAGCTCTCCGTCTATCATTTCTGCGGCGACCGGCTGATCGCCATCGAATCCATCAACCGGCCGGCAGACCATATGCTGGGGCGCAAGATGCTGGGCGCCGGCTTCTCGCCAACGGTCGAGCAGGTGCATGCCGGACCCGATGCGCTGAAGGCAGCCCTGGCGGCGCATCAGCAAGCCGAGCCCGCAGCTTAG
- a CDS encoding EamA family transporter: MTLTFYLAIMRVPLGLVVAIEFLGPLGVAAFGFARSWRLIWLALAFVGVLLLVRNLERWTIDLIGLAFALAAGAGWGTYIILNKRVGSTFKGLDGLAISFVAAALIATPFGLHETGLSMPGGLIVQTIGLAVLTPLLPYVLEMQALRRLPSATFGILMSAEPGIGALAGYLILHEPLRPQQIAGIACVICASVGATVSARS, from the coding sequence ATGACACTAACGTTCTACCTGGCGATCATGCGCGTGCCGCTCGGTCTTGTCGTCGCCATCGAGTTCCTCGGTCCACTCGGAGTCGCGGCATTCGGCTTTGCCCGCAGCTGGCGCCTGATCTGGCTGGCGCTGGCTTTCGTCGGCGTGCTGCTCCTGGTGCGCAACCTCGAAAGATGGACGATCGATCTGATCGGCCTGGCCTTCGCCCTGGCGGCAGGCGCGGGCTGGGGCACTTACATAATTCTGAACAAGCGTGTCGGCAGCACTTTCAAGGGCCTCGACGGCCTGGCCATATCCTTCGTCGCCGCCGCGCTCATCGCCACGCCTTTCGGCCTGCACGAAACCGGACTCAGCATGCCTGGCGGCCTGATCGTGCAGACGATCGGCCTTGCGGTGCTGACCCCGCTTCTGCCCTATGTGCTGGAAATGCAGGCCCTGCGCAGGCTGCCTTCGGCCACATTCGGCATCCTGATGAGCGCCGAACCCGGTATCGGTGCGCTTGCCGGCTATCTCATCCTGCACGAACCGCTGAGGCCGCAGCAGATCGCAGGCATCGCCTGCGTCATCTGCGCCAGCGTCGGGGCAACGGTCAGCGCCCGAAGCTGA
- a CDS encoding UPF0280 family protein, with translation MNGPQAHWLTDRRRLHLNHGPIDLVVEAFGEASEQRAAYEQAVARFQTILPELVEELPALRQPAALARRSFVGRTARRMEAAVSPLAERFITPMAAVAGSVADEVLAAMVRGRKLDRAYVNNGGDSALHLASGQSMKLAIAGTGYGFADRILLRAEDGVRGVATSGWRGRSFSLGIADAVTVLARCGAAADAAATLIANAVDLPGHSAIKRQPAFELAPDSDLGTRLVTVAVAMVSPEETAQALQAGLILAEEYRQRGLITAAALFLNGATAFAGSFPDPRSDRLRPSDKTKDLVHA, from the coding sequence GTGAACGGGCCGCAGGCGCACTGGCTGACCGATCGCAGAAGGCTGCACCTGAACCACGGGCCGATCGACCTGGTCGTCGAGGCATTCGGCGAGGCTTCTGAACAGCGCGCGGCCTACGAACAGGCGGTGGCACGGTTCCAGACCATCCTGCCGGAGCTGGTCGAGGAGCTGCCGGCCCTGCGCCAGCCCGCCGCTCTGGCCCGGCGCTCCTTTGTCGGGCGGACAGCGCGAAGGATGGAAGCCGCGGTCTCGCCCCTGGCGGAGCGCTTCATCACACCGATGGCGGCCGTCGCTGGCTCGGTCGCCGACGAAGTGTTGGCCGCGATGGTTCGGGGGCGGAAGCTTGATCGCGCCTATGTCAACAATGGCGGCGACAGCGCACTGCATCTGGCATCCGGCCAGTCGATGAAACTGGCGATTGCCGGAACCGGATATGGCTTCGCGGATCGGATTCTCTTGCGCGCCGAAGACGGCGTGCGCGGTGTTGCCACCAGCGGCTGGCGTGGCCGATCGTTTTCGCTCGGCATTGCCGATGCGGTCACCGTGCTGGCCCGCTGTGGGGCGGCTGCCGACGCTGCCGCCACATTGATCGCCAACGCCGTCGACCTGCCCGGCCATTCTGCCATCAAACGGCAGCCGGCTTTCGAACTTGCCCCCGACAGCGATCTCGGTACGCGGCTTGTGACGGTCGCGGTTGCAATGGTATCGCCTGAAGAAACCGCGCAAGCGCTACAGGCCGGCCTGATCCTCGCTGAGGAGTATCGGCAGCGCGGACTGATCACGGCGGCTGCCCTGTTCCTCAACGGGGCCACCGCTTTCGCCGGGAGTTTTCCCGATCCTCGCAGCGACCGCCTGCGCCCATCCGACAAAACCAAGGATCTCGTCCATGCCTGA
- a CDS encoding MarR family transcriptional regulator has protein sequence MTTAKTSLALVGTEPDDGYRLQEQIGFVLRKAHQRHVAIFASRIADLTPPQFAALARLHEVGEASQNQLGQMIAMDAATVKGVIDRLKSRGFVDLKKHDTDRRLLLVSLTAAGHDAVEELIPLARAITEETLAPLTAKEATQFLRLLGKLA, from the coding sequence ATGACGACGGCCAAGACATCTCTGGCACTGGTCGGCACTGAGCCCGACGACGGCTATCGCCTGCAGGAACAGATCGGGTTCGTGCTGCGCAAGGCACACCAGCGCCATGTCGCGATTTTCGCCAGCCGCATCGCGGACCTGACGCCGCCGCAATTCGCCGCGCTGGCAAGACTTCATGAAGTGGGTGAGGCCTCCCAGAACCAGCTTGGCCAGATGATCGCCATGGATGCCGCCACGGTGAAGGGGGTCATCGACCGCCTGAAGTCGCGCGGCTTTGTCGATCTCAAGAAACACGACACCGACAGGCGGTTGCTGCTGGTGTCGCTGACGGCGGCAGGACACGATGCCGTCGAAGAACTCATCCCCCTGGCCAGGGCCATCACCGAGGAGACGCTGGCGCCGCTGACGGCCAAAGAGGCCACGCAATTCCTGCGCCTGCTCGGCAAGCTCGCCTGA
- a CDS encoding amino acid synthesis family protein: MPEFPIRKIAVLTEEIVHDGGPAVNVPRRRAAAMALVRNPFAGRYVEDLQSAMEDLKPLGLILTDRLIAALGGDAHVIDGYGKGAIVGSAGELEHGALWHVPGGYAMRERLGEAKAIVPSAKKVGGFGARLDVPIGHINASYVRSHFDAMEVGIADGPRSDEILFCLVMTCGPRIHNRMGGLEVRDIKAWDGQR, from the coding sequence ATGCCTGAATTCCCCATTCGCAAGATCGCGGTGCTGACCGAGGAAATCGTCCATGATGGCGGGCCTGCGGTGAATGTGCCGCGCCGCCGCGCTGCGGCGATGGCACTGGTCAGGAACCCTTTCGCCGGACGTTATGTCGAAGACCTGCAGAGCGCGATGGAAGACCTGAAGCCGCTTGGCCTGATCCTGACCGACCGGCTGATCGCGGCGCTCGGCGGCGATGCCCATGTCATCGACGGCTACGGCAAGGGCGCCATCGTAGGCAGTGCCGGCGAACTCGAGCATGGTGCGCTGTGGCATGTGCCGGGCGGCTACGCGATGCGCGAACGGCTTGGCGAAGCCAAGGCAATCGTGCCGTCGGCAAAGAAGGTCGGCGGTTTCGGCGCACGTCTCGACGTGCCGATCGGCCATATCAATGCGTCCTATGTGCGCTCGCATTTCGATGCCATGGAGGTCGGCATCGCCGATGGCCCGCGGTCCGACGAGATCCTTTTCTGCCTGGTGATGACCTGCGGTCCGCGCATCCACAACCGTATGGGCGGGCTCGAGGTGAGGGACATCAAGGCCTGGGACGGCCAGCGATGA